One window of Candidatus Mycobacterium wuenschmannii genomic DNA carries:
- a CDS encoding DUF58 domain-containing protein has translation MIETREVQLHWRASALTRAIATCAALALAVGLIRSSWQLVAFAAPLLGVLCSISWQRPLPRVTVHAEPGSQRCFESEPMQLSMWADTETVGTAIKLTASVVDGMTLDVTPGERLTVTTSAERWGRYPVRGTVDVVAHGGLLTGVGTVDAAEVIVFPMTPPQPTALPPTELLDRLGTHLTRHIGRGVEYADIRTYVPGDQLRTVNWPVSARRGRLHVTQRLTDRSADVVVLIDGYPQPAGPASEATERIVRGAAQVVQTALRNGDRAGIVTLGGRRPRWLGADIGQRQFYRVLDAVLDAGDEFESTTGTLAPRAAIPSGAIVVGFSTLLDTEFALALIDLRRRGHVVVAVDVLQGAPFRTAQDPLVDRMWALQRSAMYRDMGTVGVDVVAWQADRALDQSMQAVPDHRRRLAGRR, from the coding sequence ATGATTGAAACGCGCGAGGTCCAGTTGCATTGGCGTGCATCGGCATTGACGCGGGCCATCGCCACCTGCGCCGCCCTCGCTCTGGCCGTCGGGCTGATCAGGTCGAGCTGGCAACTGGTCGCGTTCGCGGCGCCGCTGCTCGGGGTGCTCTGCTCGATCAGCTGGCAGCGGCCGCTGCCCAGGGTCACCGTGCACGCCGAACCCGGATCGCAGCGGTGCTTCGAGTCGGAGCCGATGCAGCTGAGCATGTGGGCGGACACCGAAACAGTCGGCACCGCAATCAAACTCACCGCCTCGGTGGTCGACGGAATGACGCTCGACGTGACGCCGGGGGAGCGCCTGACCGTCACCACCAGCGCCGAACGATGGGGACGCTACCCCGTTCGGGGCACCGTCGACGTCGTCGCGCACGGCGGACTGCTGACCGGCGTCGGCACGGTCGACGCGGCGGAGGTGATCGTCTTCCCGATGACGCCACCCCAGCCGACCGCCCTGCCGCCGACCGAACTGCTCGACCGGCTGGGCACCCACCTGACCCGCCACATCGGCCGGGGCGTCGAGTACGCAGACATCCGCACCTACGTGCCCGGCGATCAACTGCGCACGGTCAATTGGCCGGTGAGCGCCCGTCGCGGCCGACTGCACGTGACCCAGCGACTGACCGACCGCTCCGCCGACGTCGTGGTGCTGATCGACGGGTACCCGCAGCCCGCCGGGCCCGCGAGCGAGGCCACCGAACGCATCGTGCGCGGGGCCGCGCAGGTGGTGCAGACCGCACTGCGCAACGGCGACCGGGCCGGCATCGTCACGCTCGGCGGCCGCAGGCCACGCTGGCTCGGAGCCGACATCGGGCAGCGCCAGTTCTACCGTGTGCTGGATGCCGTGCTCGACGCGGGCGACGAATTCGAGAGCACCACAGGAACATTGGCGCCACGGGCCGCGATCCCGTCGGGCGCGATCGTGGTGGGCTTCTCGACGCTGCTCGACACCGAGTTCGCGCTGGCGCTGATCGACCTGCGGCGGCGCGGGCACGTCGTGGTCGCGGTCGACGTGCTGCAAGGCGCTCCGTTCCGCACGGCCCAGGATCCGCTGGTCGACCGGATGTGGGCGTTGCAGCGCTCGGCCATGTACCGAGACATGGGGACCGTCGGCGTCGACGTGGTGGCCTGGCAGGCCGACCGCGCGCTGGACCAGTCCATGCAGGCCGTGCCCGATCACCGTCGCCGGTTGGCGGGACGACGATGA